One genomic window of Helicobacter canis includes the following:
- the aroQ gene encoding type II 3-dehydroquinate dehydratase: MKILVIQGPNLNLLGHRDPRIYGPLTLEQIHDNMRTFAKQSNISLEFFQSNFEGEMIDKLQECVGGEYDGVLINPAAYSHTSIALADAIMACGVPVVEVHISNIFAREDFRQKSYTGAVCAGVITGFGAYGYHIGLISLIQIISEVQAFKAQNPQAANAQAK, translated from the coding sequence ATGAAGATTCTAGTCATACAAGGACCAAACCTAAACCTACTAGGGCATAGAGACCCTAGGATCTATGGACCACTTACTTTAGAGCAAATCCACGACAATATGCGCACATTTGCCAAGCAAAGCAACATTTCTTTAGAGTTTTTCCAAAGTAATTTTGAGGGCGAGATGATCGATAAGCTGCAAGAGTGTGTCGGCGGAGAATATGATGGCGTGCTTATCAACCCTGCTGCTTACTCGCACACTTCTATCGCGCTTGCTGATGCGATTATGGCGTGTGGTGTGCCTGTGGTAGAAGTGCATATTAGCAATATCTTTGCGCGTGAAGACTTCCGGCAAAAGAGCTATACCGGCGCGGTGTGTGCGGGTGTCATCACGGGCTTTGGCGCGTATGGCTACCACATCGGGCTTATCTCACTTATACAAATCATCAGCGAAGTCCAAGCCTTTAAAGCTCAAAATCCCCAAGCCGCCAACGCGCAAGCTAAATAA
- a CDS encoding NAD(P)H-quinone oxidoreductase subunit 3: MPTIDSADPGTLTQAQELIAAQVSSAFVDHAYFGVFVLFVLSFIAFNYTLKIQRFISRKLAKKSNEKLKMAPYECGPVPIKQPAKISHHFFIIALLFVLFDIEVVFMIPWAVVYKSFVASGAGLFVFIEMLSFVLLLVIGLIYAWKKGALRWQNME; the protein is encoded by the coding sequence ATGCCTACCATAGATTCTGCAGATCCCGGGACACTCACACAAGCGCAAGAGCTTATCGCTGCGCAAGTCTCATCGGCATTTGTTGATCACGCGTATTTTGGGGTGTTTGTTTTATTTGTCTTGAGTTTTATTGCATTTAATTACACACTTAAAATCCAGCGATTTATCTCACGCAAGCTTGCCAAAAAAAGCAATGAAAAGCTCAAAATGGCTCCTTATGAGTGCGGACCTGTGCCTATCAAGCAGCCAGCAAAGATTTCTCACCATTTTTTCATCATCGCGCTTTTGTTTGTGCTATTTGATATTGAAGTGGTGTTTATGATCCCTTGGGCTGTGGTGTATAAGAGCTTTGTCGCAAGTGGGGCGGGGCTATTTGTGTTTATTGAAATGCTAAGCTTTGTGCTACTACTTGTGATAGGGCTAATTTATGCGTGGAAGAAAGGGGCATTGCGATGGCAGAATATGGAGTAA
- a CDS encoding NADH-quinone oxidoreductase subunit C, translating to MPQDQEKQHDTRDSGQLGGYLLPSSTSSKSSTSHIDVQRKATHTPRFYQPLETPKSHIQGSAWEVIYNHLAYEFAIDRAYIELGIAVFWVCKDDIVGVMRKLKYLGYEVLSEMSAVDMLAKDNRFEMFYQLHSVKESFSDKRRVRIRCYLGENEQIDSISSIFSLALWSEREAYDMLGIKFINHPNLTRLLMPKDWVGHPLRRSYPLQGDEFAAWYEIDKIFGKEYREVVGAEQRDSAKVDSSDARSFSKLDAIGEEGEGLYMEASKALFVKDIARAKKTRLERRK from the coding sequence ATGCCACAAGATCAAGAAAAGCAGCACGACACGAGAGATAGTGGGCAGCTTGGTGGCTATCTTTTGCCTAGCTCCACTTCATCTAAGTCTAGCACCTCTCACATCGATGTGCAAAGAAAAGCTACACATACGCCTAGATTCTATCAACCACTTGAGACACCAAAATCCCACATACAAGGAAGCGCGTGGGAAGTGATCTACAATCACCTTGCCTATGAATTTGCTATCGATAGGGCATATATCGAGCTTGGGATCGCGGTGTTTTGGGTGTGTAAAGATGATATTGTAGGCGTGATGAGAAAGCTTAAATATCTAGGCTATGAAGTGCTTAGTGAAATGAGTGCGGTAGATATGCTAGCTAAAGATAATCGCTTTGAGATGTTTTATCAGCTTCATTCTGTGAAAGAGAGCTTTAGCGATAAGCGGCGTGTGCGGATAAGGTGCTATCTTGGTGAAAATGAACAGATAGATTCTATCTCTTCTATTTTTTCTCTTGCTTTGTGGAGTGAGCGAGAGGCGTATGATATGCTTGGGATAAAGTTTATCAACCACCCAAATCTTACGCGCCTGCTTATGCCAAAGGATTGGGTAGGACACCCACTGCGCCGATCATATCCTTTGCAGGGCGATGAGTTTGCGGCGTGGTATGAGATTGATAAAATCTTTGGCAAGGAGTATAGAGAAGTGGTGGGGGCAGAGCAGCGCGATAGCGCGAAAGTGGATTCTAGTGATGCGCGTAGCTTCTCTAAGCTTGATGCCATTGGGGAGGAGGGTGAAGGGCTATATATGGAAGCTTCTAAAGCTCTTTTTGTCAAAGATATTGCTAGGGCGAAAAAAACTCGGCTTGAAAGAAGGAAATAA
- a CDS encoding TRL-like family protein, whose translation MKGIFVGLSMAAALALFSGCASTAPVGALYTDASLPITATSASGASKEGQATCTSILSLVATGDCSVEAAAKNGHIQSIKSVDSKVFSVLGIYSTYTTIVRGN comes from the coding sequence ATGAAAGGAATTTTTGTAGGTTTGAGTATGGCGGCGGCTTTGGCGTTGTTTTCAGGGTGTGCTTCTACTGCTCCTGTTGGCGCACTTTATACTGATGCATCTTTGCCCATAACGGCGACTTCTGCTAGTGGGGCTTCTAAGGAAGGTCAAGCGACTTGCACGAGTATTTTAAGCCTTGTAGCCACAGGGGATTGCTCAGTAGAAGCAGCGGCGAAAAATGGGCATATCCAATCCATTAAAAGCGTAGATTCTAAAGTCTTTAGCGTGCTTGGGATTTATAGCACTTATACAACCATTGTCCGCGGCAACTAG
- the nuoD gene encoding NADH dehydrogenase (quinone) subunit D, whose translation MGQNYTRLKPQFENIHFERDDNTMVLNFGPQHPSTHGQLRLVLELDGERVKRATPEIGYLHRGIEKLAENMIYNEFMPTTDRLDYISAIGNNYAFALGVERLLGIQAPRKAQVIRTTLLELNRIISHIFFIAVHAMDVGALSMFLYAFKTREYGLDLIEDYCGARLTHNAIRIGGVPLDFPSGWLENLEQFLQEASKSVDLFEGLLDENRIWRMRLEGVGAISQEMAKSWGLSGIMLRATGIAYDIRKEEPYELYNELDFAVPTGHYGDSYDRYRLYMLEIRESIKLLRQLIALYPSSNATSTGDELMARAPEYISAPKEEIMTQNYSLMQHFVLVTQGMRPPKGEVYAPTESPRGELGFFIHSLGEAYPQRMKIKTPSFAHTAILQEMLTGAYIADIVTIVGSCNAIFGEVDR comes from the coding sequence ATGGGACAAAACTATACACGCTTAAAACCGCAGTTTGAAAATATACATTTCGAGCGCGATGACAATACGATGGTGTTAAACTTTGGACCACAGCACCCATCGACACACGGGCAGTTGCGCTTGGTCCTAGAGCTAGATGGTGAAAGGGTTAAAAGAGCTACTCCAGAGATTGGCTACTTGCATAGGGGTATAGAAAAGCTTGCAGAAAATATGATTTACAATGAGTTTATGCCTACCACAGATAGGCTTGATTATATTTCTGCTATTGGCAATAACTATGCCTTTGCGCTTGGAGTAGAGCGACTGCTTGGCATACAAGCCCCGCGCAAAGCCCAAGTGATACGCACGACACTTTTAGAGCTAAATCGCATTATCTCGCATATCTTTTTCATCGCGGTGCATGCTATGGATGTGGGCGCGCTATCGATGTTTTTATACGCGTTTAAGACGCGTGAGTATGGGCTGGATTTGATAGAGGATTATTGCGGGGCTAGACTTACGCATAATGCCATTCGCATAGGCGGTGTGCCGCTAGACTTCCCAAGTGGCTGGCTGGAGAATTTGGAGCAGTTTTTACAAGAAGCAAGCAAAAGTGTGGATTTGTTTGAAGGCTTGCTTGATGAAAATCGCATTTGGAGAATGCGCCTTGAAGGCGTGGGGGCGATCTCTCAAGAGATGGCAAAGTCGTGGGGGCTTAGTGGGATTATGCTGCGTGCTACGGGCATTGCCTATGATATTCGCAAAGAAGAGCCCTATGAGCTTTATAATGAACTAGACTTTGCCGTGCCTACTGGGCATTATGGTGATAGCTATGATCGCTACCGACTCTATATGCTTGAGATTAGAGAGTCCATTAAGCTACTGCGCCAGCTTATCGCGCTTTATCCAAGTAGCAATGCTACTAGCACGGGCGATGAGCTTATGGCACGCGCTCCAGAGTATATCTCCGCGCCAAAAGAAGAGATTATGACGCAAAATTACTCGCTTATGCAGCATTTTGTGCTAGTTACGCAAGGTATGCGTCCGCCAAAAGGTGAGGTCTATGCCCCCACAGAGTCTCCGCGCGGTGAGCTTGGATTTTTTATCCATTCACTTGGGGAGGCATACCCACAGAGAATGAAAATCAAAACCCCAAGCTTCGCGCATACAGCGATTTTGCAAGAGATGCTTACAGGCGCGTATATCGCCGATATTGTTACGATTGTAGGCTCGTGTAATGCGATTTTTGGAGAGGTGGATCGATGA
- a CDS encoding efflux RND transporter permease subunit — protein sequence MNIVAFFLTRPVFASVVAIFITLFGCIAFVKIPYQLLPQTTRPTIGIYTYYAGASPYEIEKEIIQKQEAKLKNLKNLQTFTATMRDGIGIVNLEFGLESDLRSAFVEVSAKLEEITGYPEGVQKPIVKTTGETIPVSVYLFVSLKETIFSIDQDGGVDSAIDTYKGIIESEVLPHYERIAGVGEVILAGGVQPQVQIVLNTAQLAFNNITIQDIINAINKQNHNISAGSIDFDQHNYRVQTIGEYRSLDEVLNTIIRVQNGKITRLKDIASVQQGYSSKTSYNRHNHEQVLSIQIRPTADANILEMTESIKALTQKLNDQVLPRELEITWGRDQSGFILNAISQVKQSVLLGMVLAIAVLLLFLRNGISLIILSLVIPLSIIGTFIVLHIFGRTLNIISLAGISFAISMVIDSAIVVLESIIRNRAKTPTSPVESTLIGVREVIGALFASSITTIAIFVPIFYLKDEAGQLFADIGIAASSAIVLAFVICVIIVPAFLLLFLRRSKPQNPLSQRLGAFGLRCGDYIMRLVHKCVQSSRARFYTIAGFLGFCLLFSYFTFPKTDYLPRGEQNFIIAYISTAPGLSYNEKRYIVDQISQQIEPFVCRYERDALGQELRDTCIKSQDASEQEEVPMIKNFYIGAGSSISFYLIAQDPKQSGKLIKFAKQAIEQVPGVSGVVLRQQIFSGASSSSIDINVSGDNLEQIFAASAHIKSQLKEHFSDVNVRVVPGIGTNNREINLYPNDFALLENKLDVASFGNIVSVLLGGKSLGSVKIDDGYVDLMLQSQENREKKNSPEDILYAPIYAPNGKVVMLGALSEVESTLGVSTIRHFEQKRNVLLILNPSGNTPLEEFITTIRKEVIAPIAQSYPDLHITLNGNADKLSTLKNELLGGFLLAVAITYLILCALYGSFFYPLLIIASVPLAVSGGLMGLFFTNHFIAPQNLDVMTMLGFIILVGSVVNNAILIIYQARINFYTYKMPWTQSVLDSTKTRLSPIYMSMLTSVLALLPLVVFAGEGSEIYRGLGAVLIGGLFFSTIVSVFIIPAMLLSIKPRS from the coding sequence ATGAATATTGTCGCATTTTTCCTAACGCGTCCGGTTTTTGCCAGCGTGGTGGCGATATTTATCACACTTTTTGGCTGTATCGCATTTGTGAAGATCCCCTACCAGCTTCTGCCCCAGACCACGCGCCCTACGATTGGTATCTATACCTACTATGCAGGTGCCTCGCCCTATGAGATAGAAAAGGAGATTATCCAAAAGCAAGAAGCCAAGCTAAAGAATCTCAAAAATCTCCAAACTTTCACTGCCACTATGCGCGATGGCATAGGGATTGTCAATTTAGAATTTGGGCTTGAGAGTGATTTGCGCAGTGCGTTTGTAGAAGTGAGTGCCAAGCTTGAGGAGATCACAGGCTATCCAGAAGGTGTGCAAAAGCCCATTGTCAAAACCACAGGGGAGACAATCCCTGTGAGCGTGTATTTGTTTGTCTCGCTTAAAGAGACTATTTTTTCCATAGATCAAGATGGGGGCGTTGATAGCGCGATTGATACATATAAAGGCATTATAGAAAGCGAAGTGCTACCCCACTATGAGCGCATTGCTGGTGTAGGAGAGGTGATACTCGCAGGTGGGGTGCAGCCGCAAGTCCAAATCGTGCTAAACACCGCCCAGCTCGCCTTTAATAACATCACTATCCAAGACATCATCAATGCCATAAACAAGCAAAATCACAATATCTCTGCTGGGAGCATTGACTTTGATCAGCATAATTATCGCGTGCAAACCATTGGTGAGTATCGCTCGCTTGATGAAGTGCTAAATACCATTATCCGCGTGCAAAATGGCAAAATCACACGGCTAAAAGACATCGCCAGCGTGCAGCAAGGCTACTCGAGCAAAACAAGCTACAACCGCCACAATCACGAGCAAGTCCTATCAATCCAAATCCGCCCCACCGCAGATGCCAATATCCTTGAAATGACAGAATCCATTAAAGCTCTAACCCAAAAGCTCAATGACCAAGTCCTGCCAAGAGAGCTAGAAATCACTTGGGGGCGTGATCAAAGTGGCTTTATCCTAAATGCCATTAGCCAAGTTAAGCAAAGTGTGCTGCTAGGTATGGTGCTAGCAATCGCAGTGCTGCTGCTATTTTTGCGCAATGGGATTTCACTCATCATTTTAAGCCTTGTGATCCCTTTAAGCATTATTGGGACATTTATCGTGCTGCATATTTTTGGCAGGACGCTAAATATCATCTCCCTTGCTGGCATATCTTTTGCTATTTCTATGGTGATAGATTCTGCCATTGTCGTGCTAGAATCCATTATCCGCAATCGCGCTAAAACGCCCACCTCCCCCGTAGAATCCACTCTTATAGGGGTGAGAGAAGTCATAGGCGCGCTTTTTGCCTCAAGCATTACGACAATCGCCATTTTTGTGCCAATTTTCTATCTCAAAGATGAAGCTGGACAGCTTTTTGCAGATATTGGGATTGCTGCTAGCAGTGCGATTGTGCTGGCATTTGTGATTTGTGTGATTATCGTGCCGGCGTTTTTGCTGCTTTTTTTACGCCGCTCCAAGCCCCAGAATCCACTTAGCCAAAGACTTGGCGCATTTGGGCTAAGGTGTGGGGATTATATAATGCGCCTTGTGCATAAATGCGTCCAAAGTAGCAGGGCTAGATTCTACACCATAGCTGGGTTTTTGGGCTTTTGCCTTCTATTTAGCTACTTCACTTTTCCTAAAACAGACTATCTCCCGCGCGGAGAGCAGAATTTCATCATCGCATATATATCAACAGCACCCGGTCTCTCCTACAATGAAAAGCGTTATATCGTGGATCAAATCAGCCAACAAATCGAGCCTTTTGTTTGCAGATATGAGCGCGATGCTCTTGGGCAGGAGCTTAGAGACACTTGTATAAAATCCCAAGACGCTAGCGAGCAAGAAGAAGTCCCAATGATTAAAAATTTCTATATCGGGGCTGGGAGTTCGATTTCCTTCTATCTCATTGCCCAAGATCCTAAGCAAAGCGGCAAGCTTATTAAGTTTGCCAAACAGGCGATTGAGCAAGTCCCGGGTGTTAGCGGAGTGGTGCTGCGCCAGCAAATCTTTAGCGGGGCTTCAAGCTCGAGTATTGACATCAATGTCAGCGGGGATAATTTAGAGCAAATATTTGCCGCTTCAGCACACATCAAATCGCAGCTTAAGGAGCACTTCAGCGATGTCAATGTCCGCGTGGTGCCGGGCATTGGCACGAATAATCGCGAGATAAACCTCTATCCTAATGATTTTGCTCTGCTAGAAAATAAGCTTGATGTAGCAAGTTTTGGCAATATTGTAAGCGTGCTTCTAGGCGGCAAGTCGCTTGGCAGTGTGAAAATCGATGATGGCTATGTCGATCTTATGCTGCAATCCCAAGAAAATAGAGAGAAAAAAAATTCCCCAGAAGATATTTTATACGCGCCAATTTATGCGCCAAATGGCAAGGTTGTTATGCTAGGGGCGTTAAGCGAGGTAGAAAGCACGCTAGGAGTCTCTACGATCCGCCACTTTGAGCAAAAGCGCAATGTCTTGCTTATCCTAAATCCAAGTGGCAACACGCCCTTAGAGGAGTTTATCACAACAATCCGTAAAGAAGTCATCGCGCCCATAGCCCAATCCTACCCAGATTTACATATCACGCTAAATGGCAATGCCGATAAACTTAGCACGCTTAAAAATGAGCTTTTGGGCGGATTTTTGCTAGCGGTGGCGATCACTTATTTGATTTTATGCGCTTTGTATGGGAGCTTTTTTTATCCATTGCTCATTATTGCCTCTGTGCCTTTGGCGGTGAGTGGGGGGCTTATGGGGCTGTTTTTTACCAATCATTTCATCGCCCCGCAAAATCTTGATGTTATGACTATGCTAGGCTTTATTATCCTTGTGGGAAGTGTGGTAAATAATGCGATTTTGATCATCTATCAAGCACGGATAAATTTCTACACCTATAAAATGCCTTGGACGCAAAGCGTGCTGGATTCTACCAAAACGCGCCTTTCACCTATTTATATGAGTATGCTTACAAGCGTGCTGGCATTGCTGCCTTTGGTGGTCTTTGCAGGAGAGGGGAGCGAGATTTATCGAGGGCTTGGCGCGGTGCTTATTGGCGGGCTATTTTTCTCTACGATTGTGAGTGTGTTTATTATCCCGGCGATGTTGTTAAGTATCAAGCCTAGGTCCTAG
- a CDS encoding MarR family winged helix-turn-helix transcriptional regulator, translating into MALCNKKDLQQKSVGAFFGHTARLLETYMISLLRPFGIGLEQLWVLHILHSMDKKVRVSDLAQALLKDITTTSRLLSTLEKKGFISKYRDPKDKRVAYVHITQAGLQKLEEASVLKDKMDMLFDTALSEQDQVLLRSLLEKIEKVALQ; encoded by the coding sequence ATGGCACTTTGTAATAAAAAAGACTTACAGCAAAAGAGTGTAGGGGCGTTTTTCGGGCATACGGCACGCTTGCTTGAGACTTATATGATAAGCCTTCTGCGTCCTTTTGGTATCGGGCTAGAGCAGCTCTGGGTGCTACATATCCTGCATTCAATGGACAAGAAGGTGCGTGTAAGTGATCTTGCACAAGCCTTGCTAAAGGATATTACAACAACATCACGCCTACTCTCCACCCTTGAGAAGAAGGGCTTTATTAGCAAGTATAGAGATCCAAAGGATAAGCGTGTAGCGTATGTGCATATCACGCAAGCAGGGCTACAAAAGCTAGAAGAAGCTTCAGTGCTAAAAGACAAAATGGATATGCTCTTTGATACGGCATTAAGCGAGCAAGACCAAGTCCTTTTGCGTAGTTTGCTTGAAAAAATTGAGAAAGTAGCATTACAATGA
- a CDS encoding DUF268 domain-containing protein: MGGGLQYLQADATNLEQIADSSLESISALCSIEHFGLGRYGDPIDPMGWEKALLSFERVLKIGGKMYISVPVGQRDKVCFNAHRVYRPQTIIDTLKHCQILEMSYIVGLDTRLCMEYKDGKLHIDEDGLGSIPDMKNWGVTGLFEFEKVGDKKVDSTTAAMDSRFWA; this comes from the coding sequence ATGGGGGGGGGGCTACAATATCTGCAAGCTGATGCCACAAATCTTGAGCAAATAGCCGACTCTAGCCTAGAATCCATCTCCGCGCTATGTAGTATCGAGCATTTTGGGCTTGGGCGATATGGCGATCCAATCGACCCTATGGGCTGGGAAAAGGCTCTGCTGTCCTTTGAGCGCGTGCTAAAAATCGGTGGCAAAATGTATATATCTGTCCCTGTTGGGCAGCGCGATAAAGTCTGCTTCAATGCCCATAGAGTCTATCGCCCACAAACGATTATTGACACACTAAAGCACTGCCAAATCCTAGAGATGAGCTATATCGTAGGGCTTGATACAAGGCTGTGTATGGAGTATAAAGATGGCAAGCTGCATATCGATGAAGATGGGCTAGGATCTATCCCAGATATGAAAAATTGGGGTGTTACAGGGCTATTTGAGTTTGAAAAAGTAGGGGATAAAAAAGTGGATTCTACAACTGCTGCAATGGATTCTAGGTTTTGGGCTTGA
- a CDS encoding M24 family metallopeptidase codes for MSSSKHFTPLARPHAFFTADESAQYFECGYSCDHAILLVLDSRKIFFTDSRYTTEAKEYLARGTTLVESANLLESMIATLKKERVSTLSFDPLQVCVQEYQTLLAKLPKCRLEPLPNFHQQLRIIKTDEQVALIAKSQKLNKKAYKHFATMIERLDNPTELYLHALARQALEQDGSYTLSFNPILSINANAAKPHALPCQDRLSDGDLLLFDAGIKYKRYCSDRTRTACFTQGRIHFSKKQKFRDTKLQKIYDTVRKAQESAITNLRAGMSGKHIDALAREVIDKAGFGKYFSHSTGHGIGLDIHELPRISAKSSMIIEDGMVFSIEPGIYLPNLYGVRIEDLVVVRNGRAEVL; via the coding sequence ATGTCTTCAAGCAAGCATTTTACACCCCTAGCGCGTCCGCACGCGTTTTTCACCGCTGATGAGAGTGCGCAGTATTTTGAGTGTGGATATAGCTGTGATCACGCGATTTTACTTGTGCTAGATTCTAGGAAGATCTTTTTCACAGACTCTCGCTACACCACTGAAGCTAAAGAGTATCTAGCACGCGGCACGACACTGGTAGAGAGTGCTAATCTGCTAGAATCTATGATTGCTACTTTGAAAAAAGAGCGCGTAAGCACACTATCTTTTGATCCGTTGCAAGTGTGTGTGCAGGAGTATCAAACTCTGCTTGCAAAGCTCCCAAAATGCCGCCTAGAGCCACTGCCAAACTTCCACCAGCAGCTTAGAATCATCAAGACCGATGAGCAAGTCGCCCTAATCGCCAAATCCCAAAAGCTTAATAAAAAGGCATATAAACACTTTGCCACAATGATAGAAAGGCTTGATAATCCCACGGAGCTGTATCTCCACGCCCTAGCGCGCCAAGCTTTGGAGCAAGATGGTAGCTATACTCTAAGCTTTAATCCAATCCTTAGCATTAACGCCAATGCCGCCAAGCCCCACGCTCTGCCCTGCCAAGATCGCCTAAGCGATGGGGATTTGCTGCTTTTTGATGCGGGGATTAAGTATAAACGCTACTGCTCGGATCGCACAAGGACTGCTTGCTTCACACAAGGTAGAATCCACTTTAGTAAAAAGCAAAAATTTCGCGATACAAAGCTGCAAAAAATCTATGACACCGTGCGCAAAGCCCAAGAGAGTGCCATCACCAATCTACGCGCGGGAATGAGTGGTAAGCACATTGACGCCCTAGCGCGAGAAGTGATTGATAAGGCTGGGTTTGGGAAGTATTTTTCCCATAGCACAGGACACGGCATAGGGCTTGATATACACGAGCTGCCTAGGATTTCTGCAAAAAGCTCGATGATTATTGAAGATGGTATGGTGTTTTCTATTGAGCCGGGCATTTACTTGCCAAATCTTTATGGCGTTAGGATAGAAGATCTAGTGGTCGTGCGTAATGGGCGTGCAGAGGTATTGTAG
- a CDS encoding NADH-quinone oxidoreductase subunit B family protein — protein sequence MAEYGVRDLQAMGVPVALGTLDKLLNWGRSNSLWPMTYGLACCAIEMMATGGSRFDFDRFGTIFRASPRQSDVMIIAGTLTKKHAEFTRRLYDQMPEPKWVISMGSCANTGGMFNTYSTVQGVDRIIPVDVYLPGCAPRPETLQYALLVLQRKIRSSKALPPKTKRVL from the coding sequence ATGGCAGAATATGGAGTAAGAGATTTGCAAGCTATGGGCGTGCCTGTCGCACTTGGGACACTTGATAAGCTGCTTAATTGGGGGCGGAGTAATTCACTCTGGCCTATGACTTATGGGCTTGCGTGTTGTGCGATAGAGATGATGGCGACAGGTGGAAGCCGCTTTGATTTTGATCGCTTTGGGACAATTTTCCGCGCTTCACCTAGACAGAGTGATGTGATGATTATCGCCGGCACACTCACAAAAAAGCACGCAGAATTCACGCGCCGACTCTATGACCAAATGCCCGAGCCAAAATGGGTGATTTCTATGGGGAGTTGCGCAAACACGGGCGGTATGTTTAATACCTACTCTACCGTGCAGGGCGTAGATAGGATTATCCCTGTGGATGTGTATTTGCCCGGTTGCGCACCACGCCCAGAGACTTTGCAATACGCGCTTTTAGTCTTGCAGCGTAAAATCCGCTCTAGCAAAGCATTGCCGCCAAAGACCAAACGCGTGCTATAA
- a CDS encoding efflux RND transporter periplasmic adaptor subunit produces MKKVSVLFCAAFLQLGVAKSVPVESAEIKYGVLSKVESFVGSVRFKETSSVATSAQGMVEGVYFSIGDNVKKGQKLIALDSALLLEDIKIKQAKIADARYTLERQKNELERYKNLLQSQSISIQQYENLEYEVKSQEARIEALLGELAISKVQKDQKIIYAPFDGIVVERRVHKGEWVQAGAVICQILNSRDTEVIIDVPSSVVRTLKAKQKVKLHIGGKEYQGFISALIPRADTLSRTFPVYIAVRNDGSFLDGMAARVLLDVSGGQKGFIIPRGSVVYKDNKPYVFAIRAQKAEQIPVEILGTQDFQMLVRAKLTEADSLVLRGQENLQNGTQVHIIELK; encoded by the coding sequence ATGAAAAAAGTCAGCGTTTTGTTTTGTGCGGCTTTTTTGCAATTAGGAGTGGCAAAGAGCGTCCCTGTGGAGAGTGCTGAGATTAAGTATGGTGTCTTAAGCAAGGTAGAGAGCTTTGTGGGTAGTGTGCGCTTTAAGGAGACTAGCTCTGTGGCTACTTCTGCGCAAGGTATGGTAGAGGGGGTGTATTTCTCTATCGGTGATAATGTCAAAAAGGGGCAGAAGCTTATCGCGCTAGATTCTGCCCTGCTTTTAGAAGATATTAAAATCAAACAAGCAAAGATCGCCGATGCGCGCTACACACTAGAGCGGCAGAAAAATGAGCTAGAACGCTACAAAAATCTCTTGCAGTCCCAATCAATTTCTATCCAGCAGTATGAAAATCTAGAATATGAAGTCAAATCCCAAGAAGCTAGGATAGAAGCCTTGCTAGGTGAGCTTGCTATCTCCAAAGTCCAAAAAGATCAAAAGATCATCTACGCGCCTTTTGATGGCATTGTCGTGGAGCGGCGCGTGCATAAGGGCGAGTGGGTGCAAGCAGGGGCGGTGATATGCCAGATCCTAAACTCGCGTGATACAGAGGTGATCATTGATGTGCCAAGCTCTGTGGTGCGGACGCTAAAAGCAAAGCAAAAGGTCAAGCTCCATATCGGTGGCAAAGAATATCAAGGCTTTATTTCAGCACTTATCCCCCGTGCTGATACGCTCTCTAGGACATTTCCTGTGTATATTGCTGTGCGTAATGATGGAAGCTTTTTAGATGGTATGGCGGCGCGCGTGTTGCTTGATGTTAGCGGTGGTCAAAAGGGCTTTATTATCCCGCGCGGCAGTGTTGTCTATAAGGATAATAAGCCCTATGTCTTTGCTATCCGTGCGCAAAAAGCAGAGCAAATCCCAGTAGAGATTCTAGGCACACAGGATTTTCAAATGCTTGTGCGTGCCAAGCTTACAGAAGCAGATTCTCTCGTGCTGCGCGGGCAGGAAAATCTACAAAATGGCACGCAAGTGCATATCATCGAGCTTAAATAA